Proteins found in one Ammospiza nelsoni isolate bAmmNel1 chromosome 15, bAmmNel1.pri, whole genome shotgun sequence genomic segment:
- the LOC132079991 gene encoding nuclear pore glycoprotein p62-like: protein MSQFSFGAAAPGGAFGLGAPRAAAAAATTATSGFSFSAPAPAPASTGFSFGSAAPAAGGSQPAGLFSFSRPGTAAQPSGFSFGSASAVPAATTAAAFSMGANTPKVTFGASTATPAPAITGGFSFGAPAATSTPSSQAAAPSGFAFGSAASSSSSTAVSGTPGGFTFSSGSTSQAGTAGFSIGTAAAPATAAGLSFGTAPAAAASTSTATLAAATPTAAPFSLGGQPSGLTFGAQPSTAAASTSTATLTTSTSQAPTLSFGAKLGVTSTAASTASTTSTTSVLGSTGPSLFASVATSSAPASSSTTGLSLGATSTGSTGTATLGTLGFGLKVPGTTAATTSTATGTTSASGFPLNLKPLTTTGAIGAVTSTAATTTATTASAPPVMTYAQLESLINKWSLELEDQEKHFLHQATQVNAWDRMLIENGEKITSLHREVEKVKVDQKRLDQELDFILSQQKELEDLLTPLEESVKEQSGTIYLQHADEERERTYKLAENIDAQLKRMAQDLKDIIDHLNTSGGPVDTSDPLQQICKILNAHMDSLQWIDQNSAVLQRKVEEVTKVCESRRKEQERSFRITFD from the exons aTGAGCCAGTTCAGCTTCGGGGCGGCCGCGCCCGGCGGCGCCTTCGGCCTGGGCGCGCcccgagccgccgccgccgccgccaccacGGCCACCAGCGGCTTCTCCTTCTCCGCGCCGGCGCCCGCCCCCGCCTCCACCGGCTTCAGCTTCGGCAGCGCGgcgccggcggcgggcggcagcCAGCCCGCCGGGCTCTTCTCCTTCAGCAGGCCGGGCACGGCCGCGCAGCCCTCCGGCTTCAGCTTCGGCTCGGCCAGCGCGGTCCCCGCCGCCACGACAGCCGCCGCCTTCTCAATGGG gGCAAACACCCCAAAAGTGACCTTtggagccagcactgccactccagctcctgcaaTCACGGGGGGCTTTTCCTTTGGTGCCCCTGCTGCAACCAGCACCCCCTCGAGCCAGGCAGCAGCCCCGTCTGGCTTTGCctttggctctgctgccagcagcagcagcagcacggctGTCTCTGGGACCCCAGGAGGCTTCACCTTCTCCAGTGGCAGCACGAGCCAGGCGGGCACGGCCGGGTTCAGCATCGGCACCGCGGCTGCGCCGGCCACGGCGGCCGGGCTGAGCTTTGGCACGGCCCCTgcggctgctgccagcaccagcacggccaccctggcagctgccaccCCCACAGCAGCGCCCTTCAGCCTCGGGGGGCAGCCCTCAG GCCTGACCTTTGGGGCACAGCCTTCAACAGCAGCCGCCAGTACAAGCACAGCAACACTGACCACAAGCACCAGCCAGGCACCCACCCTGAGCTTTGGAGCCAAGCTGGGAG TGACATCCACAGCTGCCAGCACGGCctccaccaccagcaccacctCAGTGCTGGGCTCCACGGGGCCCTCCTTGTTTGCATCTGTGGCAACTTCTtcagccccagcctcctccagcaccaCGGGCCTCTCAC TGGGTGCCACCTCCACTGGTTCCACTGGGACAGCCACTCTGGGGACACTTGGCTTTGGATTGAAGGTTCCTGGAACCACAGCTGCCACCACAAGCACTGCCACTG GGACAACTTCTGCTTCTGGCTTCCCTTTGAACCTGAAGCCATTGACCACCACAGGTGCCATTGGAGCTGTGACCTCCACAGCTGCCACAACCACAGCCACCACAGCCAG TGCCCCCCCAGTGATGACTTATGCCCAGCTGGAGAGTTTGATCAACAAGtggagcctggagctggaggaCCAAGAGAAGCACTTCCTGCACCAGGCCACACAAGTCAATGCCTGGGACCGCATGCTGATCGAGAACGGGGAGAAG ATTACTTCATTACACAGAGAAGTAGAGAAGGTGAAGGTTGACCAGAAGAG ACTGGATCAGGAACTGGACTTCATTCTGtcccagcagaaggagctggaggactTGCTGACCCCTCTGGAGGAGTCTGTGAAGGAGCAGAGCGGGACCATCTACCTGCAGCACGCGGATGAGGAGCGGGAGAGGAC CTACAAACTGGCTGAAAACATCGATGCTCAGCTGAAGCGCATGGCACAGGATCTGAAGGACATCATTGATCACTTGAACACATCAGGAGGCCCAGTAGACACAAGTGACCCT CTTCAGCAGATCTGTAAAATTCTGAATGCACACATGGATTCCCTGCAGTGGATTGACCAGAATTCAG ctgtgctgcagaggaaggTGGAAGAGGTGACCAAGGTTTGTGAGAGTCGCCGCAAGGAGCAGGAGCGCAGCTTTAGGATCACCTTTGATTGA
- the RBM41 gene encoding RNA-binding protein 41: protein MRRVNSSLSSDELLLEDLETEGERQLKSLLHHQLDTSVSIEQCKSKRRCFGPAAFYKPFGEEAAGALSLSQFQALQESDKETSSLRELGLSDSEILLWKNQDSARKGSGLGAAPEATQERLDAIREKLEERRRILALPQRFAGSKQLSRREMEIEQALFQGTDRHSFLRALYHQDDTQKRGTDEKDPMVHLESVYQELLSKKCPEKVQSATNDPCSSPTPQGSRTEESPLPEQEEQAEQAASPSVSAAEPQQSPPRPVVIKEPVEFVPEEEILRNRLSEEELRKIPRFSSYHPGEPSRVLYLKNLCPRVTVRDLVSLFARFQREDSPLIQFRLLSGRMRDQAFITFPDTESAQRALQLLNGYKLQGKPLVIAFGKSRKHLPEADSAIPSSSAAENAPAT, encoded by the exons ATGCGGCG GGTGAACAGCAGCCTGTCCAGCGATGAGCTCCTCCTGGAGGACCTGGAGACAGAAGGGGAGAGGCAGCTCAAGAGCCTCCTCCACCACCAGCTGGACACCAGTGTCTCCATCGAGCA GTGCAAGTCCAAGCGGAGATGCTTTGGCCCTGCAGCTTTTTACAAACCCTTTGGGGAAGAGGCTGCGGGGGCTTTGAGCCTGTCCCAGttccaggccctgcaggagaGTGACAAGGAAACCTCCTCTCTCCGGGAGCTGGGGCTCTCTGACTCAGAGATCCTGCTCTGGAAGAACCAGGATTCAGCAAGGAAG ggctcggggctgggggcagcccccGAGGCCACGCAGGAGCGGCTGGATGCCATCCGGGAGAAGCTGGAGGAGCGGCGCCGCATCCTGGCGCTGCCGCAGCGCTTCGCGGGCAGCAAGCAGCTGAGCCGGCGGGAGATGGAGATCGAGCAGGCGCTGTTCCAGGGCACAGACCGCCACTCCTTCCTCAGGGCCCTCTACCACCAAG ATGACACTCAGAAGAGGGGAACAGATGAAAAGGACCCCATGGTTCATCTGGAGAGTGTTTACCAAGAGCTGCTGAGCAAGAAGTGCCCTGAAAAAGTCCAGTCTGCTACAAATGACCCCTGCTCGTCCCCCACCCCACAGGGGTCTAGGACTGAGGAGTCACCACTtcctgagcaggaggagcaaGCAGAACAGGCAGCAAGTCCCAgtgtttctgcagcagagccccagcagtcCCCTCCCAGGCCTGTGGTTATCAAAGAGCCAGTTGAGTTTGTCCCAGAAGAGGAGATCCTCAGGAACCGCCTCTCCGAGGAGGAACTGCGGAAAATCCCCAGGTTCTCATCCTACCATccaggggagcccagcagg GTGCTGTATTTGAAGAACCTGTGCCCCCGAGTGACAGTGAGGGACCTGGTGTCCCTGTTTGCCCGGTTCCAGAGGGAGGACAGTCCCCTGATCCAGTTCCGCCTCCTGAGCGGCCGCATGAGGGACCAGGCCTTCATCACCTTCCCTG ACACAGAGTCAGCCCagagagccctgcagctgctgaatgGGTACAAGCTGCAGGGGAAGCCCCTGGTGATTGCctttgggaaaagcaggaaacacTTGCCAGAGGCTGACTctgccatccccagctcctctgctgcagagaaCGCTCCTGCCACGTGA
- the DNAAF6 gene encoding dynein axonemal assembly factor 6: protein MDLDSMFSGSSLQSLAKLLRDAPEEDDDDDNVPRCSVGAMTPGSVGPVKKETTSTFQVKSENKKTIWNTEEVPEGSEFDDTWDPREKPEYEISFKQHVGTEDVFFGMTGKDPSTACCEDIVIKIKLPETKYSDITLDIQDKVLDLRTPKNKLLLHLPYPVNSKEGRARFLSEEEILEVTLRVSRKLDFINFSDG from the exons ATGGATTTGGACAGCATGTTCTCAGGCtcttccctgcagagccttGCCAAACTGCTACGTGATGCTCcagaggaggatgatgatgatgataatgtG CCACGCTGTTCTGTTGGTGCCATGACTCCTGGGAGTGTTGGACCAGTCAAAAAAGAGACCACCA GTACTTTTCAAGTGAAatctgaaaacaagaaaaccatTTGGAATACAGAGGAGGTCCCAGAAGGATCTGAATTTGATGACACATGGGACCCTAGAGAAAAACCAGA GTATGAGATTTCCTTCAAGCAGCACGTGGGAACAGAGGATGTCTTCTTTGGGATGACTGGGAAAGATCCCTCCACTGCCTGCTGTGAAGATATAGTG ATTAAAATCAAGCTGCCAGAGACCAAGTACTCAGACATCACATTAGACATCCAGGACAAGGTTCTTGACCTTCGAACTCCCAAAAA caagctgctgctgcacctccCCTACCCTGTGAACAGCAAGGAGGGCAGAGCTCGTTTTCTCTCTGAAGAGGAGATCTTGGAAGTCACCTTGAGAGTGTCAAGGAAGTTGGATTTCATCAATTTTTCTGATGGGTAG